From the genome of Lotus japonicus ecotype B-129 chromosome 6, LjGifu_v1.2, one region includes:
- the LOC130722673 gene encoding UDP-arabinose 4-epimerase 1 isoform X1, which produces MAKYGVKTLIYSSTCATYGEPEKMPITEETEQKPINPYGKAKKMAEDIILDFSKNSKMAVMILRYFNVIGSDPEGRLGEAPRPELREHGRISGACFDAARGITSGLKVKGTDYNTPDGTCVRDYIDVTDLVDAHVKALEKAQPGQVGIYNVGTGKGRSVKEFVDACKKATGVNIKVDFNPRRPGDYAEVYCYPAKIRRELNWTAQHTDLQKSIQVAWKWQKSRPGGYGVSSAI; this is translated from the exons ATGGCTAAATATGGTGTGAAGACGTTGATATATTCTAGTACATGTGCAACATACGGGGAACCGGAAAAGATGCCCATTACAGAAGAAACGGAACAG AAGCCAATTAATCCATATGGAAAAGCCAAGAAGATGGCAGAAGATATCATCCTTGATTTTTCTAAAAATTCTAAGATGGCCGTAATGATTCTGAG ATatttcaatgtgattggatcaGACCCTGAGGGCAGATTAGGTGAAGCACCGAGACCTGAACTTCGAGAGCATGGTCGAATTTCAGGCGCTTGCTTTGATGCAGCTCGTGGTATTACATCTGGCTTAAAG GTTAAAGGAACAGACTATAACACCCCTGATGGAACATGCGTTCGAGATTATATTGATGTAACTGACCTGGTTGATGCTCACGTCAAAGCTCTTGAAAAGGCACAACCTGGTCAAGTTGGGATCTACAATGTTGGCACTGGAAAAG GAAGATCAGTGAAGGAGTTTGTGGATGCTTGTAAAAAGGCCACAGGGGTGAACATCAAAGTAGACTTCAATCCCCGCAGGCCCGGTGATTACGCTGAGGTTTATTGCTACCCGGCTAAGATCAGACGTGAACTGAATTGGACTGCACAACACACTGATCTTCAGAAGAGCATACAAGTTGCATGGAAATGGCAGAAATCGCGTCCTGGTGGTTATGGAGTATCATCTGCAATCTGA
- the LOC130723970 gene encoding fatty acid amide hydrolase: protein MVKKRVMVPAKDLDFSTVKYEPEVIQAPHVTGFMFRLFVRILETPLIGPLIVNMIKKENKIDQMLRNTVIPEEPMFKPEYPPQEMEPGVVALDEDGRPEDRVESALKCLLHYDPAETWGNVSVPFRYWKIRDYAYAYRSRKVTPSVIAERIISIIEENGRNKPPTPLLITFDAEELRKQAAASTQRFEAGNPLSILDGIFIAIKDDIDCYPYPSKGGSTWMHEARTVKKDAVCVSRLRSCGVILIGKANMHEFGMGTTGNNPNYGTTRNPHAPDRYTGGSSSGPAAIVASGLCSAALGTDGGGSVRIPSSLCGVVGLKINYARSSMEGSLCDSGTVEVIGPIASTVEDAMLVYAAMLGASPTSRISLKPSPPCLPTLSLDDGSNALGSLRIGKYTPWFNNVHSTEVSDKCEDALSQLSKDHGCEMIEVVIPELLEMRTAHLVSIGSECLSSLNPDLEDGKGIKLTYDTRVSMALFRSFTAGDYVAAQCLRRRIMYYFMEIFKKVDVIVTPTTGMTAPRIPPSALESGETDMPTTGYLMRFVVPANLLGLPAISIPVGYDKEGLPIGLQIIGRPWAEATILRVASAVEKLCGESKKRPVSYYDVLRAN, encoded by the exons ATGGTGAAAAAACGTGTAATGGTGCCGGCCAAGGACCTTGACTTCTCCACCGTCAAATACGAACCTGAAGTTATCCAAG CTCCGCATGTGACTGGCTTCATGTTCAGATTGTTCGTCAGGATACTTGAAACTCCATTAATAGGTCCTCTCATTGTCAATATGATCAAGaaggaaaataaaattgatcaG ATGTTGCGAAACACTGTGATACCGGAGGAACCTATGTTTAAACCAGAATATCCACCTCAAG AAATGGAACCTGGGGTTGTTGCCCTTGACGAAGATGGGAGACCTGAAGACCGAGTTGAGTCTGCCTTGAAGTGTCTTCTACATTATGATCCAGCTGAAACATGGGGAAATGTATCTGTGCCCTTTCGGTACTGGAAAATACGTGACTATGCTTATGCTTATCGATCTAGAAAAGTAACCCCATCTGTG ATTGCTGAGCGCATTATCTCAATAATTGAGGAGAATGGAAGAAATAAACCTCCAACACCACTGTTGATAACCTTTGATGCTGAAGAGCTCCGGAAGCAGGCAGCAGCATCTACTCAGAGGTTTGAAGCAG GAAATCCATTATCGATATTGGATGGAATTTTCATAGCCATCAAAGATGACATAGACTGCTATCCTTATCCGTCTAAGG GTGGATCTACATGGATGCATGAGGCACGCACTGTAAAAAAGGACGCTGTCTGTGTTTCACGACTGCGCAGCTGCGGCGTTATATTGATAGGGAAGGCAAACATGCATGAGTTTGGCATGGGTACGACCGGAAATAATCCTAATTATGG AACTACAAGAAATCCTCATGCTCCTGACAGGTATACGGGTGGGTCTTCTTCAGGTCCCGCTGCAATTGTTGCTTCTGGACTATGTTCTGCTGCACTGGGAACTGATGGTGGAG GCTCAGTCCGTATTCCTTCTTCCCTTTGCGGTGTGGTGGGATTGAAGATAAATTACGCGCGGTCCAGCATGGAGGG GTCATTATGTGACTCTGGGACAGTGGAAGTTATTGGACCCATCGCTTCGACGGTGGAGGATGCCATGCTAGT ATATGCAGCAATGTTGGGTGCATCACCTACAAGTAGAATCAGTTTGAAACCG TCACCACCTTGTTTGCCAACTCTGTCACTTGACGATGGTTCGAATGCTTTGGGATCATTAAGAATAGGAAAGTACACCCCG TGGTTTAATAATGTCCATTCAACTGAAGTCTCTGATAAATGTGAGGATGCTCTCAGTCAGCTGTCAAAGGATCATGGTTGTGAA ATGATAGAAGTTGTTATACCAGAGCTTCTTGAGATGCGAACTGCCCATCTTGTTTCGATTGGCTCTGAATGCTTATCTTCACTGAATCCTGATTTGGAAGACGG GAAAGGTATAAAATTGACATATGATACTCGTGTAAGTATGGCTCTTTTCCGGTCATTTACAGCAGGGGATTATGTTGCAGCGCAGTGTCTTAG GCGGAGGATTATGTACTACTTCATGGAGATTTTCAAGAAAGTTGATGTCATAGTGACTCCAACAACCGG TATGACGGCACCCAGAATACCTCCTAGTGCTCTTGAAAGTGGTGAAACAGATATGCCAACTACAG GTTACCTTATGAGGTTCGTTGTTCCAGCCAATCTTCTGGGATTGCCTGCCATTTCTATCCCG GTTGGTTATGATAAAGAAGGACTTCCAATAGGTTTGCAAATAATAGGTCGACCATGGGCAGAAGCTACCATTCTGCGTGTGGCATCTGCAGTAGAG AAACTGTGCGGTGAGTCAAAGAAAAGGCCTGTGTCATACTATGATGTTCTGAGGGCTAACTGA
- the LOC130722673 gene encoding UDP-arabinose 4-epimerase 1 isoform X2 — protein MAKYGVKTLIYSSTCATYGEPEKMPITEETEQKPINPYGKAKKMAEDIILDFSKNSKMAVMILRYFNVIGSDPEGRLGEAPRPELREHGRISGACFDAARGITSGLKVKGTDYNTPDGTCVRDYIDVTDLVDAHVKALEKAQPGQVGIYNVGTGKVKEFVDACKKATGVNIKVDFNPRRPGDYAEVYCYPAKIRRELNWTAQHTDLQKSIQVAWKWQKSRPGGYGVSSAI, from the exons ATGGCTAAATATGGTGTGAAGACGTTGATATATTCTAGTACATGTGCAACATACGGGGAACCGGAAAAGATGCCCATTACAGAAGAAACGGAACAG AAGCCAATTAATCCATATGGAAAAGCCAAGAAGATGGCAGAAGATATCATCCTTGATTTTTCTAAAAATTCTAAGATGGCCGTAATGATTCTGAG ATatttcaatgtgattggatcaGACCCTGAGGGCAGATTAGGTGAAGCACCGAGACCTGAACTTCGAGAGCATGGTCGAATTTCAGGCGCTTGCTTTGATGCAGCTCGTGGTATTACATCTGGCTTAAAG GTTAAAGGAACAGACTATAACACCCCTGATGGAACATGCGTTCGAGATTATATTGATGTAACTGACCTGGTTGATGCTCACGTCAAAGCTCTTGAAAAGGCACAACCTGGTCAAGTTGGGATCTACAATGTTGGCACTGGAAAAG TGAAGGAGTTTGTGGATGCTTGTAAAAAGGCCACAGGGGTGAACATCAAAGTAGACTTCAATCCCCGCAGGCCCGGTGATTACGCTGAGGTTTATTGCTACCCGGCTAAGATCAGACGTGAACTGAATTGGACTGCACAACACACTGATCTTCAGAAGAGCATACAAGTTGCATGGAAATGGCAGAAATCGCGTCCTGGTGGTTATGGAGTATCATCTGCAATCTGA
- the LOC130724638 gene encoding uncharacterized protein LOC130724638 yields MDGGGSSFANPQKPEEEEESPYLSDITAKFVNLRIDNSHCVKKSKPCRIVSRFAKKSKPRIIVSSPAKKSKSNTSLQKPQETLLNLEQQPESPTRNQAQFLAQLNFITPRFDNLSINNSDISDESSFPFPAEFNNIVTLFDFDESWRSPWRFLRKKTAKQIKLENLKQKILRDIPRVAVITCWAFKIYLDAGIVPSDSKAKATLQAFSNNEITVKSIAEELVKDAEQEYGITLECDYDTMVFPKIPCW; encoded by the exons ATGGATGGAGGAGGGAGTAGCTTCGCAAATCCTCaaaaaccagaagaagaagaag AATCTCCATATCTTTCCGACATCACAGCAAAATTTGTTAATCTAAGAATAGATAACTCTCAT TGTGTAAAGAAATCAAAGCCCTGTAGAATTGTGAGTAGATTTGCAAAGAAATCCAAGCCTCGTATAATTGTGAGTAGCCCTGCAAAGAAATCCAAGTCCAACACAAGTCTTCAAAAACCACAAGAAACTCTTCTGAATCTGGAGCAGCAGCCGGAGTCTCCCACAAGAAACCAAGCTCAATTTCTTGCTCAGTTGAATTTCATCACACCGAGATTTGATAATCTAAGCATAAATAATTCTGATATAAGTGAT GAATCTTCATTTCCATTTCCTGCTGAGTTCAACAACATCGTGACACTATTCGATTTTGATGAGTCCTGGAGATCGCCCTGGAGATTTCTTCGCAAAAAAACAGCCAAACAAATTAAACTT GAGAATCTGAAACAAAAGATACTCCGGGACATTCCTCGCGTTGCTGTGATTACATGCTGGGCTTTCAAAATATACTTGGATGCTGGGATTGTTCCTAGTGATTCTAAGGCAAAAGCAACATTGCAGGCATTCAGCAATAATGAGATTACTGTAAAATCGATCGCTGAAGAACTTGTGAAAGACGCAGAACAG GAGTACGGAATAACTCTTGAGTGTGATTATGATACTATGGTTTTTCCAAAAATCCCTTGCTGGTGA